One Elgaria multicarinata webbii isolate HBS135686 ecotype San Diego chromosome 6, rElgMul1.1.pri, whole genome shotgun sequence DNA segment encodes these proteins:
- the TMEM171 gene encoding transmembrane protein 171, with the protein MYPVPGSMHGVEGDNGHPRKLISFLFVFGITLLCAGFLLSMFVLQTCPSGAFGDCKGALKIIGPLLAVVGLVCIILAQSRAKGYLREVQLQDDQVYGFVFCRGNCQFAQFLVFGFLFLTSGMLISVLGIWIPGCSPGWRYQQFNHSNASSVEHQDCGFHSVQTMGPLIVLIGLCFFVIAHIKKKQNINIIQESSVNEEEQLNPDSFQVTVGDTVMVFPPPPPPYFADCPLQTINPSLVTSDLTLGENPPPYHSTFIN; encoded by the exons atgtatccagTGCCTGGTTCTATGCATGGAGTAGAAGGAGATAATGGACATCCTAGGAAACTTAtctctttcctttttgtttttggcaTTACTTTGTTATGTGCTGGATTTCTGCTTTCAATGTTTGTTTTGCAGACATGTCCAAGCGGAGCTTTTGGTGACTGTAAAGGAGCCCTTAAAATCATTGGGCCTCTGCTTGCTGTTGTTGGACTAGTATGTATAATTCTGGCACAATCAAGGGCGAAAGGCTACCTCAGAGAGGTGCAGTTGCAAGATGACCAGGtgtatgggtttgttttttgcCGAGGAAACTGCCAGTTTGCTCAGTTCCTTGtctttggttttttatttttaaccagtGGGATGCTTATTAGTGTCCTTGGCATTTGGATTCCTGGATGCAGCCCAGGATGGCGCTACCAGCAATTTAACCATAGCAATGCATCCAGTGTTGAACACCAGGACTGTGGATTTCATTCTGTTCAAACCATGGGTCCTTTGATTGTGCTTATTGGATTATGTTTTTTTGTGATAGctcacattaaaaagaaacaaaacataaatATTATCCAAGAATCTTCTGTAAATGAAGAAGAGCAGCTAAACCCTGACTCATTTCAAGTTACAGTAG GTGATACCGTAAtggtgtttcccccacccccaccaccttaTTTTGCTGATTGTCCTCTACAAACAATAAATCCTAGCTTGGTGACAAGTGATTTGACTTTAGGTGAAAATCCTCCACCGTACCATAGTACTTTTATTAACTG A